A single Fluviispira vulneris DNA region contains:
- the bamA gene encoding outer membrane protein assembly factor BamA: MFGLKKYRFLDKTFIFGTSSLVLALAGQVIAQTPLQQPTAQALHGVVSKITIIGNKTVTNEAILNLMSIKQGTNLTANAVAKDIKSIFSSSYFQDVKFDLGENGELIISVIEKPTVHDILYEGFDIVSSSSLKDKIVTKKYTIVDEKKLSQDLRSIEQAYIEKGYYLAKASYTLESTQSGSVDIIFKIKENTPIEVRKVNLLGNDYFSDSELQSFMVTKPYSWNSILTSSGLFRDEYVAADQQNITYYYRDNGYAESTVIAPISRLTRNKKDINVSFFIEEGERFNIGNIKILGDLIENEEEIKNKLLLKEKEIYRISKFNYDMKNLKIIYGDQGYAFAYIYPTFNIDRAKKLYNINYTITKGEKTYIRKISIEGNVKTRDNVIRRAIKITEGQLFNATKIEKSKSLIEKLGYFESVQLVQEPDQAHNAVDIKVLVKEKSTGSLSASLGASPDTNGSSGLSFFGQLQYQERNLIGKAYGIGANVQISPSPRSNGSVNYTLSLNFGNPSIYDGPWSFGTSLSTSLNEQSVTTSSSIEQVYITQTTNTFGLNIGREILENLRFSLGYNISETNTDPSVPLTQKFYASGRTEKISQTLTYDITDNYVSPTSGLFLSGSNAFGFDLFGGQYKFGTMSALGALYIPLDFSDNYRTNFRIAFQPKFVYQTSKSKSVPYWERLTLGNSYYMKGYSGPGEALTTTANVAISPITGQTTTFTIGGNRSFYGVIEYFVPIIPQAGLRLVTFGEAGTVLDDYDTFSFDKIKYDIGFGFRWTTPIAPFRFEWAFPIEQGNIGKAHFIFSIGTDSFNNNM; encoded by the coding sequence ATGTTTGGCTTAAAAAAATACCGGTTCTTAGATAAAACGTTCATTTTTGGTACATCAAGCCTGGTTCTTGCGCTTGCTGGTCAAGTCATCGCACAAACACCTCTCCAGCAACCCACCGCACAGGCTCTGCATGGTGTGGTTTCTAAAATTACCATAATTGGTAATAAAACTGTAACAAATGAAGCTATTTTAAATTTAATGTCTATTAAGCAGGGAACAAACTTAACTGCGAATGCTGTTGCAAAAGATATAAAAAGCATATTTTCGAGCAGCTATTTCCAAGATGTTAAATTTGACTTAGGTGAAAATGGTGAGCTCATAATTTCAGTCATTGAAAAGCCTACGGTACATGATATTTTGTACGAAGGTTTTGATATTGTAAGCTCATCTTCGCTAAAAGATAAAATTGTTACCAAAAAGTATACAATCGTTGATGAAAAAAAACTGTCGCAAGATTTAAGATCTATCGAGCAAGCGTATATTGAAAAAGGATATTATTTAGCAAAAGCTTCATATACTTTAGAATCTACACAATCTGGCTCTGTAGATATTATTTTTAAAATAAAAGAAAATACACCCATTGAAGTCAGAAAAGTAAATCTTCTAGGGAACGATTATTTTAGTGATTCAGAATTGCAGTCCTTTATGGTAACAAAGCCTTATTCATGGAACTCAATACTAACATCATCAGGCTTATTTAGAGATGAATATGTAGCAGCCGATCAGCAAAATATTACTTATTATTATCGCGACAATGGCTATGCAGAAAGCACTGTCATCGCACCAATTTCACGTCTCACAAGAAATAAAAAAGATATTAATGTGTCATTTTTTATTGAAGAAGGCGAAAGATTTAATATAGGTAACATTAAAATACTTGGAGATCTAATTGAGAATGAAGAGGAAATAAAAAACAAACTTCTTCTCAAAGAAAAAGAAATTTATCGTATTTCAAAATTTAATTACGATATGAAGAATTTAAAAATCATATATGGTGACCAAGGGTATGCATTTGCTTATATTTACCCAACATTTAATATTGATAGAGCAAAAAAATTATATAATATAAATTATACAATAACAAAAGGTGAAAAAACTTATATACGCAAAATCTCTATCGAAGGTAACGTAAAAACACGTGATAATGTCATTCGAAGAGCAATTAAAATAACCGAAGGACAATTATTTAATGCAACAAAAATCGAAAAAAGTAAAAGTTTAATAGAAAAACTTGGTTACTTTGAATCTGTGCAACTTGTCCAAGAGCCTGACCAAGCACATAATGCAGTTGATATTAAAGTGCTTGTTAAAGAAAAATCAACGGGCTCACTTTCAGCATCTTTAGGGGCCTCACCAGACACAAATGGTTCCTCTGGGCTGTCCTTTTTTGGCCAATTACAATATCAAGAACGCAATCTTATTGGAAAAGCTTATGGTATTGGCGCTAATGTACAAATCAGTCCCAGCCCTCGCAGCAACGGATCTGTTAACTACACTTTGAGTCTTAATTTTGGCAATCCGAGCATATATGATGGTCCATGGAGCTTTGGCACCAGCTTATCAACATCGTTAAATGAACAGTCAGTAACGACTTCATCTTCAATAGAACAAGTATACATAACGCAAACAACCAATACATTCGGTTTAAATATAGGTAGAGAAATTCTTGAAAATCTTCGCTTTAGTTTAGGTTATAACATTTCAGAAACAAATACGGACCCAAGTGTTCCATTGACCCAAAAATTCTATGCCTCAGGTAGAACAGAAAAAATTTCTCAAACTCTGACATATGACATCACAGACAACTATGTGAGTCCAACCTCAGGTCTCTTTTTATCAGGTTCAAATGCTTTTGGTTTTGATCTCTTCGGTGGCCAATATAAATTTGGTACAATGTCTGCTCTTGGAGCCTTGTATATTCCTCTTGATTTTAGCGATAATTATAGAACAAATTTTAGAATTGCATTTCAACCAAAATTTGTTTACCAAACGAGCAAGAGTAAATCTGTTCCCTATTGGGAACGCCTTACACTAGGAAACTCTTATTATATGAAAGGTTATTCAGGCCCGGGAGAAGCTCTTACAACCACTGCCAATGTTGCGATTTCACCAATAACAGGTCAAACAACAACCTTTACTATCGGTGGTAACAGAAGTTTCTATGGAGTTATTGAATATTTTGTACCTATCATTCCACAAGCAGGTTTACGTTTAGTTACATTTGGAGAAGCAGGTACTGTATTGGATGACTATGATACTTTTTCATTTGATAAAATTAAATACGATATCGGATTTGGTTTCAGATGGACGACACCAATTGCACCCTTTCGCTTTGAATGGGCATTCCCTATTGAACAAGGAAATATTGGCAAAGCTCATTTTATCTTCTCAATTGGAACTGATAGTTTTAACAACAACATGTGA
- a CDS encoding OmpH family outer membrane protein — translation MFSKKKNFSLISFAILTLSNAISIHSYAADKSPKLKIGVVDVQAAILQTDEGKAEKAVMEKDFEEKRKNILAQQNDLKKLEEEFQAQQSILSDSDKQAKQKEFQAKLQKMQSSQISFEQEIRQKELKASQQIFQNMIGIIREISEPEDYDAVFDRGAGVVLYAKNAVDLTPKVVASYNKKFKVKAKAKGTN, via the coding sequence ATGTTTAGCAAAAAGAAAAACTTTTCTCTTATTTCATTCGCAATATTAACACTATCAAATGCAATTAGCATTCATTCCTATGCTGCAGATAAATCTCCTAAACTTAAAATTGGTGTCGTCGATGTCCAAGCTGCTATTCTTCAAACAGATGAAGGCAAAGCAGAAAAAGCTGTTATGGAAAAAGATTTTGAAGAAAAAAGAAAAAATATTCTTGCTCAACAAAACGATCTTAAAAAACTTGAAGAAGAATTCCAGGCTCAACAATCCATTCTTTCTGACTCAGACAAGCAAGCTAAGCAAAAAGAATTTCAAGCAAAACTTCAAAAAATGCAAAGTTCACAAATTAGCTTTGAACAAGAAATTCGCCAAAAAGAACTTAAAGCAAGCCAGCAAATATTTCAAAATATGATTGGTATAATCAGAGAGATATCAGAACCTGAAGATTACGATGCTGTTTTTGATAGAGGTGCTGGAGTTGTTTTATATGCTAAAAATGCTGTGGATCTCACTCCAAAAGTAGTAGCTTCTTATAACAAAAAATTCAAAGTAAAAGCCAAAGCAAAAGGTACAAATTAA
- the lpxD gene encoding UDP-3-O-(3-hydroxymyristoyl)glucosamine N-acyltransferase — MNNLSINDIIQISNCEVINFHSKEVKFSGIAPLNRANKEQISFLINDKYIDEIYSSQAGAIICSRKTAELLGEKTSTGLIVSDNPHVTLAKISQKFFKPLHPFQGISEQAIIDKSAEIHPTATIFPFVFIAPGVRIGANSVIYSNCFVGAASTIGDDCILYPNVVIREGCRVGDRCILNPGAVVGGDGFGFAADTNENVKIPQIGGVLIEDDVEIGANSTIDRGALFDTKIGRQTKIDNLVMIAHNVVVGELCFIAAQVGIAGSTIVGNKVVMAGQVGVAGHVKIGDKVTISAQSGVSKNIPPEQFWGGSPARPYKEWAIYAATLNKIVKQTNKKS, encoded by the coding sequence ATGAACAACTTATCAATAAATGATATTATTCAAATATCAAATTGTGAAGTTATCAATTTTCATTCCAAAGAAGTTAAATTTTCAGGTATTGCTCCATTAAATAGAGCCAATAAAGAACAAATTTCATTTCTAATTAATGATAAATATATTGATGAAATTTATAGCTCACAAGCAGGAGCAATTATTTGCTCTAGAAAAACAGCAGAATTATTAGGAGAAAAGACTTCTACTGGACTGATTGTAAGTGATAATCCTCATGTCACTTTAGCAAAAATCTCACAAAAATTCTTTAAACCTTTACACCCATTCCAAGGTATATCTGAACAAGCAATAATAGATAAATCAGCAGAAATTCACCCTACAGCAACAATTTTTCCTTTTGTTTTTATTGCTCCTGGTGTACGCATTGGTGCTAATTCAGTTATTTATTCTAATTGTTTTGTTGGCGCTGCAAGTACTATAGGTGATGATTGTATTTTATATCCCAATGTTGTAATCCGTGAAGGGTGTCGTGTTGGTGACAGATGTATTTTAAATCCCGGCGCTGTAGTAGGCGGAGATGGTTTTGGTTTTGCTGCTGATACGAATGAAAATGTTAAAATTCCTCAGATAGGTGGTGTTTTAATTGAAGATGATGTTGAAATTGGCGCAAATTCAACTATAGATAGAGGCGCTCTGTTTGATACTAAAATTGGTCGTCAAACAAAAATCGATAATTTAGTTATGATTGCACATAATGTTGTAGTAGGTGAACTTTGTTTTATAGCAGCACAAGTTGGAATTGCCGGCTCTACAATTGTTGGAAATAAAGTTGTAATGGCAGGACAAGTTGGTGTCGCAGGACATGTCAAAATAGGCGATAAAGTAACCATCTCCGCTCAAAGTGGAGTTTCAAAAAATATTCCTCCTGAGCAATTTTGGGGAGGATCACCTGCACGCCCTTACAAAGAATGGGCTATTTATGCCGCAACTCTCAATAAAATCGTAAAGCAAACAAATAAAAAATCATAA
- the fabZ gene encoding 3-hydroxyacyl-ACP dehydratase FabZ, with amino-acid sequence MKESQPKVFMDLEKIKKYIPHRDPLLLIDTVNEIPNRDKIISSKTHRVTDPVFAGHFPKNPIFPGVYYIEAMAQTGAVLIAYIREEDKIFEEKLGVLATIDEVRFRKPTGPNDTVRFEVTIEKRRGPFIWFKGTAFVQDEIAVEGKFSIALGALKRN; translated from the coding sequence ATGAAAGAATCTCAGCCCAAAGTATTTATGGATCTTGAAAAAATTAAAAAATATATTCCCCACCGAGATCCTTTGCTTTTAATTGACACTGTAAATGAGATTCCGAATAGAGATAAAATTATCTCCAGTAAAACTCATCGCGTCACGGACCCCGTTTTTGCGGGCCACTTTCCTAAAAATCCAATTTTCCCTGGGGTGTACTATATTGAAGCAATGGCTCAAACTGGAGCTGTTTTAATTGCTTACATCCGCGAAGAGGATAAAATTTTCGAAGAAAAATTAGGCGTTCTTGCCACAATAGATGAAGTACGCTTTCGTAAACCAACTGGTCCAAATGACACTGTTCGCTTCGAAGTCACAATTGAGAAAAGAAGAGGGCCTTTTATTTGGTTTAAAGGCACAGCATTCGTTCAAGATGAAATTGCTGTTGAAGGCAAATTTTCAATCGCTTTAGGCGCTCTTAAAAGGAATTAA
- the lpxA gene encoding acyl-ACP--UDP-N-acetylglucosamine O-acyltransferase, protein MNHSSTQIHPTAVIEDGAELDYGVVVGPYAIIGKSVKIAKGTQVHGHALVTGKTTIGEDNIIFSYASVGNIPQDLKYKNEDTELIIGNRNRIREFTTLQTGTVQGGGITRIGNDNLLMNYVHVAHDCTIGDQNILANGTQLAGHVTIYDKVTLGGLSAVHQFVHVGDMAMLAAGAVTVKDIPPYCTAEGGRAVLRGLNMEGLRRRNVSTDARNALKAAYKVFFYHGHPTIEESISSLADLLHFPEVQKFAEFIKSSKRGVAHPQNIHREPSFEG, encoded by the coding sequence ATGAATCATTCATCAACGCAAATTCACCCAACCGCGGTGATAGAAGACGGAGCTGAACTTGACTATGGAGTTGTCGTCGGTCCTTACGCAATTATTGGCAAAAGCGTAAAAATCGCAAAAGGCACTCAAGTTCATGGACATGCTCTTGTCACTGGCAAAACCACGATTGGCGAAGATAATATTATTTTTAGTTATGCGTCAGTAGGAAATATTCCTCAAGATTTAAAATATAAAAATGAAGATACAGAATTAATTATTGGAAATCGCAATCGCATTCGCGAGTTTACAACTTTGCAAACGGGAACTGTGCAAGGAGGAGGCATAACTCGGATTGGCAATGATAATCTTTTAATGAACTATGTACACGTGGCTCATGACTGTACTATTGGTGATCAAAATATATTGGCTAACGGAACTCAACTTGCAGGTCATGTGACTATTTATGACAAAGTAACGCTTGGTGGTTTGAGTGCTGTGCACCAGTTTGTCCATGTTGGTGATATGGCAATGCTCGCAGCCGGTGCCGTCACTGTTAAAGATATTCCTCCTTATTGCACTGCAGAAGGAGGCCGAGCTGTTTTGCGTGGTTTAAATATGGAAGGTCTCCGCCGTAGAAATGTATCAACCGACGCTAGAAATGCTCTTAAAGCTGCATATAAAGTATTTTTCTATCACGGGCATCCAACCATTGAAGAGTCTATTTCATCTTTAGCAGATTTACTTCATTTTCCTGAAGTGCAAAAGTTTGCTGAATTTATTAAATCTTCAAAAAGAGGCGTAGCACACCCACAGAATATTCACAGAGAACCTTCCTTTGAAGGATAA
- the lpxB gene encoding lipid-A-disaccharide synthase — protein MEQILPGGICIIAGEASGDAQAALLIKALKAEIKERGLPDKNFFGCAGPLMRNEGVECVVTVEDLAVFGLTEIISHYDKISKLYKKILHEIKIRCPEAVIFVDYPGFNLRLIQEVYALGITTIYHIPPKVWAHGSKRTKILQENSYLVTSILPFEIQYFKERGVNAKFIGNPLKDAVDDFLKINSKDKVPNKIAILPGSRKNEIKNLLPLLIESFINLHERLDKVTGAIPIAKTLDPNFVKKIAYQTAEKFGRTKEWIDDKISFGIGNAYEVMNSSSYAWVCSGTATLETAFFSTPMSVFYKVSTITGLILKKILKVKYISLVNLATNRETIPEYIQENALAVNLVNHALKLLNDSEIRTDMINELVEIQKMFPKNSAKNAAQAMLNTIEQYNIPYEHKFKLHKETWNQL, from the coding sequence ATGGAACAGATTTTACCCGGTGGAATTTGCATAATTGCAGGAGAAGCAAGTGGAGATGCCCAGGCTGCTCTCCTTATTAAAGCTCTAAAAGCAGAGATAAAGGAACGAGGCCTTCCTGACAAAAATTTTTTTGGTTGCGCTGGCCCTCTCATGCGCAATGAAGGGGTAGAATGTGTTGTCACTGTAGAAGATTTAGCGGTATTTGGCTTAACTGAAATAATTTCACACTATGATAAAATATCAAAACTGTACAAAAAAATATTGCATGAAATTAAAATTCGCTGCCCTGAAGCAGTTATTTTTGTAGACTATCCTGGTTTTAATTTAAGACTAATCCAAGAAGTGTATGCATTAGGTATAACAACTATTTACCATATTCCTCCAAAGGTATGGGCACATGGAAGCAAAAGAACTAAAATTTTACAAGAAAACTCCTATTTAGTTACAAGTATTCTACCATTTGAAATCCAGTATTTTAAAGAAAGAGGAGTGAATGCAAAGTTTATTGGTAACCCTTTAAAAGATGCTGTTGATGATTTTTTAAAAATCAATTCTAAAGATAAAGTACCAAATAAAATTGCAATTCTACCAGGCAGTAGGAAAAATGAAATAAAAAATCTTTTGCCTCTGTTAATTGAATCATTTATAAATTTACATGAACGACTCGATAAAGTAACGGGTGCAATACCTATAGCAAAAACCCTTGATCCGAATTTCGTTAAAAAAATTGCTTATCAAACAGCAGAAAAATTTGGTCGAACAAAAGAATGGATTGATGATAAAATTTCCTTTGGCATTGGTAATGCCTATGAAGTGATGAATTCATCAAGCTATGCATGGGTTTGTTCAGGAACCGCTACACTTGAAACCGCATTTTTTAGCACTCCAATGTCTGTGTTTTATAAAGTTTCAACTATTACAGGTTTAATTCTTAAAAAAATACTTAAAGTTAAATATATTTCTCTTGTGAATCTAGCTACAAATCGCGAAACAATTCCAGAATACATACAAGAAAATGCATTAGCAGTTAATCTTGTTAATCATGCATTAAAACTTTTAAATGACTCTGAAATTAGAACTGATATGATAAATGAACTTGTAGAAATACAAAAAATGTTTCCTAAAAATTCAGCTAAAAATGCGGCTCAAGCCATGCTAAATACTATCGAACAATATAATATACCTTATGAGCATAAGTTCAAACTTCATAAGGAAACTTGGAATCAATTATGA
- a CDS encoding ATP-binding cassette domain-containing protein, translating into MKQENSFLKIIWKAGKKDILFSIPWLPIYSLSEIILALSAGTILQLVFVTTPRIQVSELIPGNFKDYIHFHQVIDRRDLIFIIPIFIIIAALIKLISGFMSSYLTERAGHKVAHSLREEMLKGFLSSPGNILDQKNPDATANQLMQDTALLQGAVSKGTISAARDFIVLVGIIISMLIISWKTFFIGIAIVIPMAYSLRKISQKLNFYTREGQKKQIGISTRILSTHNGLLTINALRSHNREKSDFENLNIKNYYFMKKSLFVRTFFSPGMEFFATFILAAIFSWRLSFTENFQSGTYSSMLILLAFSFKYIKNIAGTITFFSEIKVVLHRVKNFIGDFSKTGHYKRPSPLPNQSKEAVIAKNVTYKTEGGKIILENCSLKIEKGKKIAFIGESGAGKTTFLRSLAGLIIPSEGEIFLTADFLLASQSPYIFRGTVKENIIYAEQGIPEHISDDKAKELVLALMLSFSDSGSQLILDKKLGFLGDGLSGGEKARVALARTLFASPKLILLDEPTANLDSVSANLFWQAIHKWKAKDSEHTVIAVSHSLNEVKDFDFCYVFENGSITKQGTPQEILNYV; encoded by the coding sequence ATGAAGCAAGAGAATTCTTTCTTAAAAATAATATGGAAAGCAGGAAAGAAAGATATTCTCTTTAGTATTCCATGGCTCCCAATCTATTCACTCTCTGAAATTATCCTTGCTTTATCTGCTGGGACCATTTTACAACTTGTCTTCGTAACCACTCCACGTATACAAGTTTCTGAACTGATTCCTGGAAATTTTAAAGACTATATTCATTTTCACCAAGTAATAGATAGACGCGACCTTATTTTTATTATTCCAATATTTATAATAATTGCAGCTCTTATTAAGCTTATTTCTGGATTTATGAGTTCATATTTAACAGAAAGAGCTGGGCATAAGGTAGCACACTCTCTGAGAGAGGAAATGCTGAAAGGTTTTTTATCATCTCCTGGCAATATTCTCGATCAAAAAAATCCTGACGCTACAGCCAATCAACTTATGCAAGACACTGCCCTTTTGCAAGGTGCTGTTAGCAAAGGAACTATAAGCGCTGCAAGAGATTTTATTGTTCTCGTTGGCATCATAATTTCTATGTTGATCATATCTTGGAAAACATTTTTTATTGGTATAGCTATCGTAATTCCTATGGCTTATTCCCTTAGAAAAATTTCACAAAAACTTAATTTTTACACTCGAGAAGGGCAAAAAAAGCAAATTGGTATTTCTACCAGGATTTTATCAACACACAATGGTCTTTTAACAATCAATGCATTAAGAAGTCATAATAGAGAAAAAAGTGATTTTGAAAATTTAAATATTAAAAATTATTATTTTATGAAAAAAAGTCTGTTTGTACGAACTTTTTTCTCTCCTGGCATGGAATTCTTTGCAACTTTTATTCTTGCAGCAATTTTTTCTTGGAGACTTTCGTTTACAGAAAACTTTCAATCTGGCACTTATTCTTCCATGCTCATATTGCTTGCTTTTTCATTTAAGTATATTAAAAATATTGCTGGAACTATAACATTTTTTAGTGAAATCAAAGTTGTTTTACATAGAGTTAAAAACTTCATTGGAGACTTCTCAAAAACTGGTCATTACAAACGCCCATCTCCTTTACCAAATCAATCTAAAGAAGCTGTTATAGCTAAAAATGTTACCTATAAAACAGAAGGCGGCAAAATAATATTAGAAAATTGTTCCCTTAAAATTGAGAAAGGCAAAAAAATTGCTTTTATTGGTGAAAGTGGTGCAGGTAAAACAACCTTTTTAAGATCGCTTGCAGGACTTATTATTCCTAGCGAAGGTGAAATATTTTTAACAGCAGACTTTTTATTAGCATCTCAATCTCCTTATATTTTCCGTGGAACTGTTAAAGAAAATATTATTTATGCAGAGCAAGGGATCCCAGAACATATTTCAGATGATAAAGCTAAAGAACTTGTTCTTGCTCTCATGCTTTCTTTTTCGGATAGTGGATCTCAATTGATTCTTGATAAGAAATTGGGATTTCTTGGAGACGGTTTATCTGGTGGTGAAAAAGCACGGGTAGCATTGGCAAGAACTTTATTTGCTTCGCCAAAATTAATTTTGTTAGATGAACCCACTGCAAATTTAGATTCAGTATCTGCAAATCTTTTTTGGCAAGCTATCCACAAATGGAAGGCAAAAGACTCAGAGCATACAGTTATTGCTGTCTCACACTCATTAAATGAAGTAAAAGATTTTGATTTCTGCTATGTCTTTGAGAATGGATCAATTACAAAACAGGGAACTCCTCAGGAGATATTAAATTATGTCTGA
- a CDS encoding tetraacyldisaccharide 4'-kinase translates to MSESFGQKIRNFLDKSLQEKGLFFLYLSPIFFLLSYFIFLIANKRRKNGYNRLDKFDLDTAKIKIICVGNILIGGSGKSPVVQKIALDYLEKGWNVAIAARGIGRNIKNVYINSASPSEINQLSDENREHFEILINLKKNNSNVLYILQNKERSDSLYYLLNDLKNNKWKENSTLLLLDDGLQHFACPRNTNLCLWSPYLLLNSPSFAMPIGPYREGFGNNSFTTLLESFDFRLWSRTREEQNNEFKNTIHNSLMKHNVLPNEKDIILNYQTLFWEVSLINKNLQLKSQILEKDVLHKYANFTQVLLITGIAHPKKFLSDLSIILNNKNVNYIFLNDHGNLSESYYKTIQKYDFIIMTLKDLFRWDNDARFIESIKDKNILTCSVGINFLKYDSLQTISTTQLLSLKD, encoded by the coding sequence ATGTCTGAATCCTTCGGACAAAAAATAAGAAATTTTCTTGATAAATCCCTGCAAGAAAAGGGACTCTTTTTTTTATATTTATCTCCAATTTTCTTTCTGTTATCTTATTTCATTTTTTTAATTGCTAATAAAAGACGCAAGAATGGTTATAATCGACTAGATAAATTCGATTTAGATACAGCTAAGATTAAAATTATATGTGTTGGAAATATTTTAATCGGTGGAAGTGGAAAGTCACCCGTAGTACAAAAGATTGCGCTTGATTACTTAGAAAAAGGCTGGAATGTTGCAATTGCTGCGAGAGGTATTGGCAGAAACATTAAGAACGTTTATATAAACAGTGCATCTCCGAGCGAAATCAACCAACTATCAGATGAGAATCGAGAACATTTCGAGATTTTAATTAATTTAAAAAAAAATAATTCAAATGTATTGTATATTTTGCAGAATAAAGAAAGATCAGATTCTCTCTATTATTTGCTTAATGATTTAAAAAATAATAAATGGAAAGAAAACAGCACTCTTTTGCTTTTAGACGACGGACTTCAACATTTTGCTTGTCCTAGAAATACAAACCTTTGCTTATGGTCTCCATATTTATTACTCAATAGCCCATCATTTGCAATGCCTATTGGTCCATATAGAGAAGGATTTGGCAACAATTCTTTTACCACCTTACTTGAAAGTTTTGATTTTAGGCTTTGGTCACGTACTCGTGAAGAACAAAATAATGAATTTAAAAATACTATACATAACTCATTAATGAAACATAACGTTTTGCCCAATGAAAAAGATATCATACTTAATTATCAAACTCTTTTCTGGGAAGTTTCTTTAATCAATAAAAATCTTCAATTAAAATCACAGATCTTAGAAAAAGATGTATTACATAAATATGCAAATTTTACTCAAGTTCTTTTGATTACAGGTATAGCTCATCCCAAGAAATTTTTATCTGATTTGTCCATAATTTTAAATAATAAAAATGTAAATTACATTTTTCTAAACGACCATGGAAACTTATCAGAATCCTACTATAAAACTATTCAAAAATATGATTTTATAATTATGACACTCAAAGATTTATTTCGATGGGACAATGATGCTCGTTTTATTGAATCAATTAAAGATAAAAATATTTTGACTTGTTCCGTAGGTATAAATTTCTTAAAATACGATTCATTGCAAACCATATCAACAACTCAACTCCTTAGTTTGAAGGATTAA
- a CDS encoding NUDIX domain-containing protein yields the protein MFRENVAALIKCNNKFLACNRTDHNMWQNVQGGVEKFDKSLRHAIIRETIEELGVKEEDFKIIYQSKFWRRYYFPKEILKRDRFKGNLGQEQMWFLIELNDIKSIHLEKSSGEFQKVKLLNIGEFLNIYSEWKLASFYDFCREINLIKE from the coding sequence ATGTTTAGAGAAAATGTTGCTGCTCTTATAAAATGCAATAATAAGTTTTTAGCATGCAACAGAACTGACCACAATATGTGGCAAAATGTACAAGGTGGAGTTGAAAAATTCGATAAGTCTTTACGACATGCTATCATACGTGAAACAATAGAAGAGCTTGGAGTGAAAGAAGAGGATTTTAAAATTATCTATCAATCAAAGTTTTGGCGACGCTATTATTTTCCAAAAGAGATATTAAAACGTGATCGTTTTAAGGGTAATTTAGGGCAAGAGCAAATGTGGTTTTTAATTGAACTAAATGATATTAAAAGTATTCATTTAGAAAAATCTTCTGGCGAATTCCAAAAAGTAAAACTCCTAAATATTGGAGAATTTCTTAATATTTACTCAGAATGGAAACTCGCATCATTTTATGATTTCTGTCGTGAAATCAATTTAATTAAAGAATAA
- a CDS encoding NUDIX hydrolase gives MNQENILKIFQKIGKSTGLVEDIPDMHRRSSILIPMFCSDADWKKGTTDIKNWSLLFTIRSEKLKEHAGEIAFPGGRIEENEAPWQTALREAEEEIGLGQDQIISYFQLNNSFARSGYHIIPYCALISNDFKLKINKNEVNEVFSLTIQEILNLKSWSETRTLATFKREVWHYPIDIKELGQFDIWGATGNILRDLMLRIEENI, from the coding sequence ATGAATCAAGAGAATATTTTAAAAATATTTCAGAAAATAGGCAAATCAACAGGCTTAGTTGAAGATATTCCTGATATGCATAGACGTTCTTCGATTCTGATCCCTATGTTTTGCTCTGATGCCGATTGGAAAAAAGGGACAACAGATATTAAAAATTGGAGTTTACTTTTTACAATCCGCTCAGAAAAATTAAAAGAGCATGCGGGAGAGATAGCATTTCCAGGCGGAAGAATAGAAGAAAACGAAGCTCCTTGGCAGACAGCATTAAGGGAAGCAGAAGAAGAGATTGGTCTTGGGCAAGACCAAATCATATCCTATTTTCAACTCAATAATTCTTTTGCCCGCTCTGGCTATCATATCATACCTTATTGTGCTCTTATTTCTAATGATTTCAAATTAAAAATAAATAAAAATGAAGTGAATGAAGTTTTTAGTTTAACCATTCAAGAAATATTAAATTTAAAATCTTGGAGCGAAACTCGAACTTTAGCTACTTTTAAACGTGAAGTTTGGCATTATCCGATAGATATAAAAGAACTCGGTCAGTTTGATATTTGGGGAGCAACTGGCAATATTTTAAGAGATCTCATGTTGAGAATAGAAGAGAATATTTAA